GGCCTTTTGGCGGGCTTCCAGATCGGCATCGGAATCGCCAGTGGCCGGGCGGTGGCAGGGAAAATCGGTACGGCGGAACACGCCAAGGTCACCGTGTTTGGCCCTCCCGTTAATCTGGCCTCCCGCCTGGAGGGGTTAACCAAGTTGCTGCACGTGCCGGTCCTGTTGGACGAAGCCACCGCGCAGGCCGTTCGCACCTCGGGGCAAAAGGGAACCTTTCGGGTCCGCCCCCTGGCCAGGCTGCGGCCCTACGGTTTCGACCAGGCGGTACTGGTTCATGAACTCCTACCGCCGGGCGAGGAATACCCGCTGCTGACTGACGAGCACCTCGCACTCTGCGAGGCCGCCGTGCGATACTTTTTGGAAGGCCGCTGGAACGAGGCGTTTGACCTGCTGCACCGCTTGCCTGCGTCCGATCGCGGGGCCGACTTTTTGACGAGCTACATCACACAACACCATCGTCAGCCGCCACCCGGTTGGGACGGCGTGATTATCCTCTCCAGCAAGTAGAGTCAACGGTCAGGGCAGGATAACCTGGCCACCGGCAGAGCTTCCCGCCGTGGCCCCGCGCCGGTTGTTGGGAAAGGCCGATTTTTTATCGCTGGGCTTCAAGAAGGCCGAGGTTTTTGAGCACGACCTCGGGATCCGGGGCCAGTTTACGGATCTTTTCGATAATGGCAGCTCGCTCTGAAGCCGTGGCTGTTAGGAGTTTTCTCTTAAAAATGCGGTATTTCTCTCTGCGGTGGCGCTTTCTTCTCAATTCGCGTTTTCGTTCGCAGATCGACACAGACCCGTCCTCCGATCTGATGTTTCCTGACCAAATTTCTGATTTTTAATCTCGCTCCATTCCCGTTCAACGGGAACCGCTTTTGCCGTTAAAACTGGCAGATGACGCGGAGAAATACCCGCCTTCCTCCCGGATCGATTTGATTTCATCTTTTTTCTTTTAACGGGCGACGCGAACCCCGTCAATGGCCGCCAACCCTGACACATCCTCACGTTTTTCTCGGCCGATTGAGAACAAGACCTCCACACGGGCTGGCGTGGAATCAGGATTCGATCGCACGGGTCTGACGGTAGGGGCAATTCGTGAATTGTCCCTACCGGAATGCGGATTAAGACCCCTATTGTAGGGGCGGTTCATGAATCGCCCCTACACAAGCTTCGCGAATTTTGGCAGCTCAAAATCATCGTCCATCGCGGACTGGATGCCGGACGAAGTTGAGCCTCCCGTTAGCTAAACAGCAGCCTCGGCGGCAAAGGGCTACCAATTCGGCTGTTCCTCTTCCTCGGGAACTTTGACGACGAGGCTCTCGTCCGACATGGCCATGGCGAACCCAGGGCTGAGATCGGGCAGGCCGCCTTTTCCGGCCACGATCTGGCGGCGTTCACCCGGCTTGGGGAAGAAGATTTCGATGGCCATGGTCAACTGCGTGATATCGGGACCCGTGCCGCGCCGGTTGAACTCCAGGACGATAAAGCTCTGGAGCAACTGGGTGAAAGCCCGGCCGAGCGGCCAGCGGATCCGCATGATTTCCGCCAGTTCATCGAAGAGCTGATAAATTCTCGCCCGGGTCAGGTTGAACATTCTGCCAAGCTGCCGGACGCTCAGAGGTGGTTCTTTGATGCCCAGGCGCCGCTCCACGAGATCGACGGTCTGCTCCACGGCGTCCACGCGGGCCTGGTCGAGAAGGGGCGTGATGAAATTCTCGCGGATCTCCTGTTCGGTGGGAACCTTCCCATTTTGCCAGGTCTCCAGGATCCACTGTTGCATCTGAAGAATCCGCCGCGGCGCCAGCTCGATGGCGAGAT
This is a stretch of genomic DNA from Thermogutta terrifontis. It encodes these proteins:
- a CDS encoding DUF6800 family protein: MSICERKRELRRKRHRREKYRIFKRKLLTATASERAAIIEKIRKLAPDPEVVLKNLGLLEAQR